In Rhodoflexus caldus, the following proteins share a genomic window:
- a CDS encoding CSLREA domain-containing protein: MPYYLQNVFFFKKWCRKSFAGLFVLLFWAIQTSAADYYWVGGIGGVWNSTANWSLTLGGAGGAGVPGIIDRAIFDGSDISSLAGVQTGSVTVVFSVTNTSVGGLEIVNFGSSDRVAFTTSLTIPTFLNVLSNFVHASGQSLQLYGGSAPNAVFCLRPANNFSIFVIEGSIEATHVAGPASGYGRLSAFRAGNQGLIDFRDGSTYIHNVNGDSIPAAIYKPLSTVLISGISDATEFDHWGAPVFGNLTWDCSGQSSDFLIDRNLTLTSLDMVSTGTGTLNLAATAPRQLTVTGDANIAGGFLRLSSGSDPGRLRVEGDFVQSDGTLDLRGNSQLQVLNNLQQVASTAVITASSGIGQIAFIGGANVNFTVENISGSVGVLIEKNTPTAEVKYSSPQQTLLSSLIIKVGIWSFSAIFPQSLRISGLMQVDADGILDMQGEDHQLRLDGAVAGLTDAKLLVTTSGLGENSTIHFGGSSTQIIPALSVYRTLEVSNSVKLPAGNITTNALFLSSGSIRLGANNLIVAGGIVAYPEGGVVQTNGSGRWGVFFNAAEPAKELRMATIVGSPITVNVGDMATAGIYYFRVMEPAAIGFFPPALTSDYANFEIEMQAPTGAGTVAVGTFSMIYPSALNVGNPAFQRLYVFDGVWQRYPSAVFGGLDFFMEASNMTISETPRKYAIFKTEELVVNSTADTPDANPGDGICDDGTGNCTLRAAIEEANASAGFDLIRFNIPGAGPHTIFLTDDLPDINEQVLIDGYSQPGAVPNSNAIGLPNNAVIQIEINRVGAATSNGLRLAAARIEVRGLSITNQSGAAINIGGLDVSDCKVTGCFIGIRPDNSFLPNANDGGIFIGTFVNSTIIGDGTPAGMNVIEVQEFGTGVLINDAYDNRIVGNYIGLDATGANSYNNFGTGVAIRGSLSFGNFIGNGIESRRNVIAGLETGVLIEGAGTNNKVIGNYIGTNAAGNAAVATSLGISVANAADQFIGRSNNTETGNLISGISGTAINLGADATGIYVWGNAIGVAANRIAPLGNSGTAVLIDDNSTSNQIGGNDAWQGNIIAHNGAGVVIGSLGANTNNRILHNRIYNNTGDGIVLDVGANNDKAAPAINAIAAADLTLSGTGTDGDRIQIFTNNGLPSPNTAEGRLLIGETIVSGGTWSIPFAPVPGHRYTATATDAAGNTSPFSSPQILSSGIFVVNTTANTPDSNPGDGICDDGTGNCSLRAAAEEANALPGVNAIYFNIPGAGPHTIIGSFSFSDRVVINGYTQPGAAPAVSLSTPADIRIEIQGAIQFDTQTTPFTSSASYSHLSGVAIAGGVFGEITISAGVSNVSVKGNYIGREPDADLVATPSVSKINVVGNNNTIGGRNIAERNLLGGSITLQGSNNTVQGNFIAVKPNGIDIDAIPSMSAGISISGNDNVIGGAELGMPNLIGGAQVGVRVSGGTGNNFRNNRIFCNELAAAELVAGGNNDKSPPTVTSFTPNLINPFMELRGRSVPFDTITVYRDNSLTCAFTTAPRQAREIIATTLTDLDGDWSVSLPGVSRGDRLVVSATDIADNTSPFVQLPAFLLSFTNIPDQLVSPGTLRHILSQFSLENVTQGAADLPDFTGVLIPFRGTYTNTDISQFELYQNTADNFSTATLVNAAFPTNTGSGEDINFLILSPVSIAPGDVRYFWVTADIAPLANSGETVRTGIIRKNNFVFNGAASIVGIDSLPAQGIQTVCSLPVPTATVTLVPIIGGTAELSATATGVSNFRWYDVPTGGTPLATTSGVFITPPVIVPVTFYVSSYDPVLACESSRVPVLVTPIGGLAPTVQATAVTVTNITPTSAELNWANGNGTHRLVIITDDTSPVSPPLNNTSYTANTVYGGSGNQVVFNGSGAGPVTVTGLLPAAQYTVQVFEYNENLPNITYNINPDTGNPANFSTLAAEPLNPPLNLTLTPVSGVQVTGLFDPPVTPADGYLVLRRLTGDPQTFPIDGQAYMPGTVYAGQMVVASGVSLSFNDIYALIPLTDYTYDVYAYNGSPLTRNYLISAVLSGSVQTLPPTPDPLAQPAPLTITNITATSATGNVILTTGCGCSGYLATIRPLGTSEAPPQDGVAYAVGSFIAPNVRVVYRGNLNTFFINNLLPDTEYVVSVYALNGTGIATNYLITPSLLARFQTQVKTPDASPTALVFSGITDRKIEGAFTPSFGGAAGYLVIRRPQGSTRILPQDGTNYAVGATLAPNHWVVAQGNNLSFVANGLQPATEYVFDVYAYNGNGTRRLYRTTDPLSGAAATLATEPAATPVDLRFTRRTKSGLGGEFTESLPAPENYLITIRLSDTPPFVPEDSKSYNVGEIINGVRIIGIDDTRQFSAAQLEADTPYAVDVYAFNGRGNTANYTAQALTGVGRTLPFTPILQNISPTFTIAEGAATVLTLFGDDFLPGAVVRWNGGIRLATTFVNSRQLQAIIPPELTANIGTAQISVANSTDVVPAPELVSENRAFEVHAGLNIGFAGVDAGNIDPNTDKHPLYVISLFARGQAQVLQGLQLRTEGTFTAQDLKPNGFRLWLSSNASYDPQDRELAVVPSAGAGSTLTFGNLNLNLQRSTNLFLILTADIAVQAQAGRTIRIGTVAQTQVTLANNELAKIGVNPLPAGGTQTINSAQVNNPMDIERLRRLYNATGGEDWHEKWNFNDPPGTWRGIKVENGEVVGIDLSGNNLSGDLAAVFEANIVAFGKLRYLNLSGNRLSGLFPGWVLNLEELEYLDLSRNDFSGEVPDGISRLRKLVTLILSENRFDRLSGQIGALANMEAFLLNNNRFAVLPFELTSLQKLRTLIVRNNQLVHLPDIFAPLQQLRYLDVSFNLLTALPASISRLTALEVFLFHNNEISDLPPLDALRRLQKLYAYSNKLDFADLLPLMPLFRPIDFIYAPQARIGTPQIINAEQGSSFLLEIRTGGEQNRYRWLRNGVQVVATDNPALPINSATAAQSGIYTVEVTNPEAPALTLLSAEYDVRLSCGSSVTGINTRLTVSGGLNFCEGEAIFVQLSAARNQNVVELLWLKDGQGIGGAASLNFTAREPGTYAVRMLTEGGCTVLSESITIRRNPAPVVRIRTENGRMTAETSGEVISYQWFKDNVQVADANRAQFEPSESGFYRVRITDRNGCTAFSEPEGFNVTALPTEPVWAHELRIYPNPSAGGVFQVKFPVTMLRQSNAAHTLRITDLQGRLIAAHSLTANDLLFGAQLNLEAQVSGVYLLQIETSEGVIVRKLVKK; this comes from the coding sequence ATGCCGTATTATTTACAAAACGTTTTCTTTTTTAAAAAATGGTGTCGTAAAAGTTTTGCAGGCTTATTCGTACTGTTATTCTGGGCAATACAGACTTCGGCCGCAGACTATTACTGGGTGGGTGGAATCGGTGGCGTATGGAACAGCACGGCTAACTGGTCGCTTACATTAGGCGGGGCAGGCGGCGCAGGTGTCCCCGGCATTATAGACCGCGCTATTTTTGACGGCTCCGATATTTCGTCGCTGGCAGGGGTGCAAACGGGAAGCGTTACGGTTGTTTTTTCAGTTACCAATACCTCAGTCGGAGGATTGGAAATTGTCAATTTCGGCTCATCGGACAGAGTGGCCTTTACTACATCGCTTACCATACCTACTTTCTTGAACGTATTGAGTAATTTCGTTCATGCGTCGGGGCAGTCGTTGCAACTGTACGGCGGTTCAGCCCCTAATGCCGTATTTTGCTTGCGACCTGCCAATAATTTTTCAATTTTTGTGATTGAAGGCAGCATTGAGGCAACACATGTGGCAGGGCCAGCCTCGGGATATGGTAGGCTCAGTGCCTTCCGTGCGGGCAATCAAGGGTTGATAGACTTTCGCGACGGTTCAACATACATCCACAATGTCAATGGCGACAGCATTCCAGCGGCTATTTATAAACCTTTATCAACCGTATTGATTAGCGGCATCAGCGATGCCACGGAATTTGACCATTGGGGAGCCCCCGTTTTTGGTAATTTGACGTGGGATTGCAGCGGACAAAGCAGTGATTTTTTGATAGACCGCAACCTCACGCTGACATCGCTGGATATGGTTAGCACAGGTACCGGTACGCTAAATCTGGCTGCTACTGCCCCAAGACAATTGACCGTTACGGGAGATGCAAACATTGCAGGCGGTTTTTTGCGGTTGTCATCGGGGAGCGACCCGGGGCGGCTGAGAGTAGAAGGCGATTTTGTGCAATCGGACGGTACGTTGGACTTGCGGGGAAACAGCCAACTGCAAGTGCTTAACAACCTGCAACAGGTAGCAAGCACTGCCGTTATCACTGCCTCATCGGGCATTGGGCAAATCGCTTTTATCGGTGGTGCCAATGTTAATTTTACGGTAGAGAACATATCGGGCAGTGTGGGCGTTCTCATTGAAAAGAACACGCCCACAGCCGAAGTTAAGTACAGTTCGCCTCAACAGACTTTACTTTCTTCGCTCATTATAAAAGTCGGCATATGGAGTTTTTCCGCCATTTTTCCGCAGAGTCTGCGGATTAGCGGGCTGATGCAGGTAGATGCGGACGGCATCCTCGACATGCAGGGCGAAGACCACCAACTCCGATTAGACGGTGCCGTAGCGGGGCTTACAGATGCTAAGTTGCTGGTAACAACTTCCGGCTTGGGAGAAAACAGCACGATTCATTTCGGGGGAAGTTCTACGCAAATCATTCCCGCACTTTCGGTTTATCGCACGCTGGAAGTCAGCAACAGCGTCAAACTACCGGCAGGAAACATAACAACCAACGCCCTGTTCCTGAGCAGCGGCAGCATACGGTTGGGTGCAAACAACCTGATTGTAGCGGGCGGCATTGTGGCATATCCCGAAGGAGGGGTTGTACAAACCAACGGCTCGGGTCGCTGGGGCGTATTTTTCAATGCGGCAGAGCCTGCCAAAGAGTTGAGGATGGCCACAATTGTGGGTTCCCCGATTACGGTTAATGTAGGCGACATGGCCACGGCGGGCATTTACTACTTTCGGGTGATGGAGCCTGCCGCAATCGGTTTTTTCCCGCCTGCATTAACTTCCGATTATGCCAACTTTGAAATTGAGATGCAAGCGCCCACAGGTGCGGGAACTGTTGCCGTAGGTACTTTCAGCATGATTTACCCCTCGGCTTTGAATGTCGGCAATCCTGCTTTCCAACGCTTGTATGTATTTGACGGCGTATGGCAGCGCTATCCCTCTGCTGTTTTTGGCGGGTTAGATTTTTTTATGGAAGCAAGCAATATGACCATCAGCGAAACGCCTCGCAAATATGCCATTTTCAAAACGGAAGAGCTGGTGGTAAACAGCACCGCCGACACGCCCGATGCCAACCCGGGCGACGGCATTTGCGACGACGGCACGGGCAACTGCACATTGCGGGCAGCCATTGAAGAAGCCAATGCCTCCGCAGGCTTTGACCTGATTCGTTTCAATATACCCGGGGCAGGGCCTCATACCATCTTCCTCACCGACGATTTGCCCGATATTAACGAACAGGTGCTCATAGACGGCTATTCGCAACCCGGTGCTGTTCCCAACAGCAATGCCATTGGGTTACCCAATAATGCCGTTATCCAAATAGAAATCAACCGTGTAGGAGCTGCCACATCTAACGGGTTGAGGCTTGCGGCAGCGCGCATAGAAGTCCGTGGGCTTTCCATTACCAACCAAAGCGGCGCTGCCATTAACATCGGTGGTTTGGATGTATCCGATTGCAAAGTAACGGGCTGCTTCATCGGTATCAGGCCTGATAACTCATTTTTGCCTAATGCCAACGATGGCGGAATTTTCATAGGCACATTTGTAAACAGTACCATTATCGGCGACGGTACACCTGCCGGCATGAACGTGATTGAAGTACAGGAATTCGGCACGGGCGTGCTGATAAACGATGCTTACGATAACCGCATTGTTGGCAATTACATTGGCTTGGATGCAACGGGCGCCAACAGTTACAACAACTTTGGCACAGGAGTAGCCATCAGAGGGAGTTTATCTTTTGGTAACTTTATCGGCAATGGAATAGAGTCCCGCCGCAACGTAATAGCCGGTTTGGAAACAGGTGTTTTAATTGAAGGCGCAGGCACAAACAACAAAGTAATAGGCAACTACATCGGTACGAATGCGGCAGGAAATGCAGCAGTTGCCACTTCGCTTGGCATTTCGGTTGCCAATGCGGCCGACCAATTTATCGGACGCTCAAACAATACCGAAACAGGCAACCTCATCAGTGGCATCAGCGGCACAGCGATTAATTTGGGGGCTGATGCCACAGGCATCTACGTTTGGGGCAATGCCATTGGTGTGGCAGCCAATCGCATTGCCCCGTTGGGCAACTCAGGCACTGCCGTATTGATAGATGACAACAGCACTTCCAATCAGATAGGCGGCAACGATGCATGGCAAGGAAATATTATTGCCCACAACGGCGCGGGGGTTGTTATCGGCAGCCTTGGTGCAAACACCAACAACCGCATTTTGCACAACCGCATCTACAACAACACGGGCGATGGCATTGTGTTAGACGTAGGTGCGAACAATGACAAAGCTGCTCCCGCAATTAATGCCATTGCCGCTGCTGACCTTACACTTAGCGGCACAGGCACCGACGGCGACCGAATACAGATTTTCACCAATAACGGCCTACCTTCACCCAACACAGCCGAAGGCAGGCTGCTGATTGGCGAAACCATTGTCAGCGGCGGCACGTGGTCAATTCCTTTTGCGCCCGTCCCCGGCCACCGTTACACGGCAACGGCCACCGATGCTGCGGGTAATACTTCGCCGTTTTCATCGCCACAAATACTTTCATCAGGTATTTTTGTGGTGAATACGACGGCCAATACGCCCGACAGCAACCCGGGCGATGGCATTTGCGATGACGGAACGGGCAACTGCTCGCTGCGGGCAGCTGCGGAGGAAGCCAATGCTTTGCCCGGGGTGAATGCTATTTATTTTAACATTCCGGGGGCAGGGCCGCATACTATCATCGGCTCTTTTAGTTTTAGCGACCGCGTGGTGATTAACGGCTATACACAGCCCGGGGCTGCACCTGCCGTAAGCCTTTCAACCCCTGCCGATATTCGGATAGAAATTCAGGGGGCTATACAGTTTGATACGCAAACAACGCCTTTTACAAGCAGTGCAAGCTATTCGCACTTGTCGGGAGTGGCAATTGCAGGAGGGGTATTCGGTGAAATTACCATCAGTGCGGGTGTTTCCAATGTGTCTGTTAAAGGCAATTATATCGGCAGAGAGCCTGATGCCGACCTTGTAGCTACTCCTTCTGTCAGCAAAATAAACGTAGTGGGCAATAACAATACAATTGGCGGACGAAATATAGCCGAGCGCAACCTCCTTGGCGGTTCCATTACACTGCAAGGTTCAAATAATACGGTGCAAGGCAACTTTATAGCCGTAAAACCCAATGGCATTGATATAGACGCTATTCCTTCGATGAGTGCGGGCATCAGCATCAGTGGCAACGATAATGTTATTGGCGGTGCCGAGTTGGGAATGCCCAACCTGATTGGCGGTGCACAGGTAGGGGTGAGAGTATCGGGCGGAACGGGCAATAATTTCCGCAATAACCGCATTTTCTGTAACGAATTGGCGGCGGCGGAGTTAGTTGCGGGCGGCAATAATGACAAGTCGCCTCCTACTGTTACCTCATTTACCCCTAACCTGATTAATCCTTTCATGGAATTACGGGGTCGTTCCGTGCCTTTTGATACCATTACCGTTTACCGCGATAATTCCCTTACTTGTGCCTTTACGACTGCACCGCGGCAGGCAAGGGAAATCATAGCCACTACTTTAACCGATTTGGATGGCGACTGGTCGGTATCGCTGCCGGGCGTGAGCCGAGGCGATAGGTTAGTCGTATCGGCCACCGATATAGCGGACAATACATCGCCTTTTGTGCAACTGCCTGCTTTTCTGCTGTCGTTTACCAACATTCCCGACCAATTAGTATCGCCCGGCACGCTGCGGCATATACTCTCGCAGTTTTCTTTGGAAAACGTTACGCAGGGTGCGGCTGATTTACCTGACTTTACAGGAGTACTGATTCCGTTCAGAGGAACATACACCAATACCGACATCAGTCAATTTGAACTTTATCAAAATACGGCCGACAATTTCAGCACCGCTACCTTGGTTAATGCGGCATTCCCGACCAACACAGGCAGCGGCGAAGATATCAACTTCCTGATACTTTCGCCTGTGAGTATTGCCCCGGGCGATGTGCGCTATTTCTGGGTTACGGCAGACATAGCCCCGCTTGCCAACAGCGGAGAAACCGTGCGGACGGGTATTATTCGGAAAAATAATTTTGTATTTAATGGAGCGGCCTCTATTGTCGGGATTGATTCGCTGCCCGCGCAGGGCATCCAAACCGTTTGCAGCCTGCCGGTGCCAACGGCAACCGTTACCCTTGTGCCCATAATAGGCGGCACGGCAGAACTTTCGGCTACGGCTACGGGAGTCAGCAATTTCCGATGGTACGATGTGCCAACGGGCGGTACGCCTCTGGCTACTACCTCGGGGGTGTTCATTACGCCGCCCGTAATCGTCCCTGTTACGTTTTATGTAAGCTCATACGACCCTGTTTTGGCATGTGAGTCTTCGCGGGTGCCTGTTTTGGTTACACCCATCGGAGGGCTGGCGCCAACCGTGCAGGCAACAGCTGTTACGGTAACTAATATTACGCCCACTTCGGCAGAGTTAAACTGGGCAAACGGCAACGGTACGCACCGCTTAGTGATTATCACAGATGATACGTCGCCTGTTTCGCCGCCGCTCAACAATACTTCCTATACGGCCAATACCGTTTACGGCGGCAGTGGCAATCAGGTCGTATTCAATGGCAGCGGTGCAGGCCCCGTAACGGTAACAGGCCTGCTGCCTGCTGCGCAGTACACCGTTCAGGTGTTTGAGTACAACGAAAATCTGCCCAATATTACCTACAATATCAACCCCGATACAGGCAACCCCGCGAACTTTTCCACATTAGCAGCCGAGCCGCTCAACCCGCCGCTGAACCTGACGCTTACCCCCGTGAGCGGCGTACAGGTAACAGGTCTGTTTGACCCGCCTGTTACACCTGCCGATGGCTATCTGGTATTGCGCCGACTGACAGGCGACCCGCAAACGTTTCCCATTGACGGGCAGGCTTACATGCCGGGTACTGTTTATGCCGGACAAATGGTGGTTGCTTCCGGAGTTAGTTTGTCATTTAACGATATCTATGCACTTATACCACTAACCGATTATACGTATGATGTGTATGCCTACAATGGCAGCCCGCTTACGCGAAACTATCTGATAAGTGCTGTTCTATCGGGTAGTGTACAAACTTTGCCGCCTACACCCGACCCTTTGGCGCAGCCCGCCCCACTGACCATTACCAATATTACGGCCACAAGTGCCACAGGTAATGTTATCCTTACTACCGGTTGTGGTTGCAGCGGGTATCTGGCAACCATCCGTCCGCTTGGCACGTCCGAAGCACCGCCACAGGATGGGGTGGCTTATGCTGTGGGCAGCTTTATTGCACCTAATGTGCGGGTGGTTTATCGGGGCAATCTCAATACCTTTTTCATTAACAACCTGCTGCCCGATACAGAATACGTGGTTTCGGTGTATGCCCTGAACGGTACGGGAATAGCCACCAACTACCTGATAACGCCATCGCTTTTGGCACGTTTTCAAACACAGGTAAAAACGCCCGATGCCTCACCAACGGCACTTGTTTTTTCAGGCATTACCGACCGCAAAATTGAAGGTGCATTTACGCCTTCCTTTGGTGGTGCGGCAGGCTATTTAGTCATTAGAAGACCGCAGGGAAGCACGCGCATATTGCCACAAGACGGCACCAACTATGCCGTAGGTGCAACCTTGGCTCCCAACCATTGGGTGGTGGCACAGGGCAATAATTTGAGCTTTGTTGCCAACGGTTTACAACCTGCCACCGAATATGTTTTTGATGTGTATGCCTACAACGGCAACGGTACAAGACGGCTTTACCGCACCACCGACCCTTTGAGCGGAGCAGCGGCCACTCTGGCAACCGAACCCGCCGCTACGCCTGTTGATTTACGGTTTACCCGCCGTACCAAATCGGGTTTGGGTGGTGAATTTACCGAGTCGCTGCCTGCGCCTGAAAATTACCTCATCACCATCCGTTTGTCCGATACGCCGCCTTTTGTGCCCGAAGACAGTAAATCGTACAACGTGGGTGAAATTATCAACGGTGTGCGCATCATAGGCATTGACGATACGCGGCAGTTTTCGGCAGCACAACTGGAAGCCGACACGCCATACGCCGTAGATGTATATGCCTTTAACGGCAGAGGCAATACAGCCAATTATACCGCTCAGGCACTGACGGGCGTAGGCAGAACACTGCCTTTTACGCCGATACTGCAAAATATTTCCCCTACCTTTACCATTGCCGAAGGGGCAGCGACCGTGCTCACCTTATTTGGCGATGATTTCCTGCCCGGGGCTGTTGTTCGCTGGAATGGCGGCATACGGTTAGCCACAACTTTTGTCAATAGCAGGCAGTTGCAGGCAATCATTCCCCCCGAATTGACAGCCAACATTGGGACGGCACAAATTTCGGTGGCCAACAGCACCGACGTTGTCCCTGCTCCCGAATTGGTTTCCGAAAACAGGGCATTTGAAGTTCATGCAGGGCTGAATATTGGTTTTGCAGGAGTAGATGCGGGCAATATTGACCCGAATACGGATAAGCATCCGTTGTACGTAATCAGCCTGTTTGCCCGCGGACAGGCGCAGGTTTTGCAAGGCCTGCAATTGCGCACCGAAGGGACATTTACGGCGCAAGACCTGAAACCCAACGGTTTCCGCTTGTGGTTATCGTCCAATGCCTCCTATGACCCTCAGGACAGGGAATTGGCCGTCGTGCCGTCCGCAGGAGCAGGTAGTACGCTTACATTCGGCAACTTAAACCTGAATTTGCAACGCAGCACCAATCTGTTTCTCATCCTCACGGCAGATATTGCCGTGCAGGCACAGGCAGGTCGCACTATTAGGATAGGAACAGTTGCTCAGACGCAAGTAACGTTGGCGAACAATGAACTTGCCAAAATAGGTGTGAATCCACTGCCCGCGGGCGGTACACAAACCATTAACAGTGCGCAGGTAAATAACCCGATGGATATTGAGCGATTGCGCAGGCTCTACAATGCCACAGGCGGCGAAGATTGGCACGAAAAATGGAATTTTAACGACCCGCCCGGTACGTGGCGCGGCATAAAGGTAGAAAACGGCGAAGTGGTTGGCATAGACCTGAGCGGCAATAACCTCTCCGGCGATTTGGCAGCCGTTTTTGAAGCCAACATTGTGGCTTTTGGCAAGTTGCGATACCTGAACTTGTCTGGCAACCGCCTGTCGGGGTTGTTCCCCGGCTGGGTGCTGAATCTGGAAGAACTGGAATACTTAGACCTGAGCCGCAACGATTTTTCGGGAGAAGTTCCCGATGGCATCAGCCGCCTGCGAAAGTTGGTAACGCTTATTTTATCCGAAAACCGATTTGACCGATTAAGCGGGCAAATTGGCGCATTGGCAAATATGGAAGCCTTCCTATTGAACAACAATCGCTTTGCTGTTCTGCCCTTTGAATTGACTTCTCTGCAAAAACTTCGCACGCTGATTGTGCGCAATAATCAATTGGTGCACCTGCCCGATATATTTGCACCTTTGCAGCAGCTCCGCTATTTAGACGTTTCGTTTAACCTGCTGACTGCACTGCCTGCAAGCATCAGTCGCCTGACCGCGCTGGAAGTATTCCTTTTCCACAACAACGAAATCAGCGATTTGCCGCCCTTGGATGCGCTCCGCCGCTTGCAAAAACTGTATGCGTACTCCAACAAACTGGATTTTGCTGATTTACTGCCGCTGATGCCATTGTTCCGTCCGATAGACTTCATCTATGCACCGCAAGCGCGAATCGGCACGCCGCAAATTATCAACGCCGAGCAGGGCAGCAGCTTTTTGCTGGAAATCCGCACGGGAGGCGAACAAAACCGCTACCGTTGGTTGCGCAATGGCGTGCAGGTGGTTGCTACCGACAATCCCGCGCTGCCTATCAACAGCGCAACGGCTGCTCAAAGCGGTATTTACACCGTAGAAGTTACGAACCCCGAAGCACCTGCACTGACGCTGCTCAGCGCGGAATACGATGTGCGCCTGAGTTGCGGCAGCAGTGTAACAGGCATCAATACACGCCTGACGGTTTCGGGAGGGCTGAACTTCTGTGAAGGCGAAGCGATTTTTGTGCAGTTGAGCGCCGCCCGCAATCAGAACGTAGTTGAGTTGCTTTGGTTGAAAGACGGGCAGGGAATCGGCGGAGCTGCGAGCCTCAATTTCACGGCACGTGAGCCGGGCACTTATGCCGTGCGTATGCTGACCGAAGGCGGATGCACCGTTTTGTCGGAAAGTATCACCATTCGCCGCAATCCTGCTCCTGTGGTGCGCATCCGCACCGAAAACGGGCGTATGACAGCCGAAACATCGGGCGAAGTGATAAGTTACCAGTGGTTTAAAGACAACGTGCAGGTAGCCGATGCCAACCGCGCACAGTTTGAACCTTCCGAATCGGGTTTTTATCGGGTGCGCATCACCGACCGCAACGGTTGTACGGCATTTTCGGAGCCGGAAGGGTTTAATGTAACTGCGCTGCCTACCGAGCCTGTATGGGCACACGAGTTGCGCATATATCCAAACCCTTCGGCAGGCGGTGTCTTTCAGGTGAAGTTCCCTGTGACGATGTTGCGACAAAGCAACGCAGCGCATACCTTGCGCATCACCGATTTGCAGGGCAGGCTCATTGCCGCTCATTCGCTCACGGCCAATGACTTGCTGTTCGGCGCGCAGTTGAATCTGGAAGCACAGGTTTCGGGTGTTTACCTGTTGCAGATAGAAACATCGGAAGGCGTAATCGTCAGGAAGTTGGTGAAGAAGTAA
- a CDS encoding protein O-mannosyl-transferase family, whose product MNFLRCRMKWLMQLLIGVVLFAGYHLSFPANRSESDDGYMYARIVAQESPITTELYDLKFVLFLSSAHGIFSLVRQIAPTTDAYLLMCRISAVCAVLTLLIFYRLLHRQGGMNRPTALLGTGLLAVSYHFWRYAVEAEVYLPAILAVTALFYLAMRSVNQGLSLPVAALMALLAGVAVLIYKPNMIPVGFLLLLLFTRKENRLLTVGTGALAALIVVAGYYQVYQLNNEEQKNFLQYLLTATHSPHRAAWSAVKIAAVMGSLLLAPNFMYGFPAVQRFLQASFQGQYLQDEIFAASQFPATINAALITLAGCTVIFIVLLARSIGRQTLRDFIQTPNLIVIGWLLTYTALLIVQLDSFSPEPFVPLLLPIAYLVSVFIFKPLATQPLLPAAFVATVFFHNLLGGFGMIYSPDTEWLHCQQKWLMQNARKGDVIVVHGAIVTQKKLAYYTPAKVLASSVFYESPYAVTDTVRSDGRIFLLTDASNLNRKGYQPTGNCKGYLYEVRR is encoded by the coding sequence ATGAATTTTTTACGCTGCCGCATGAAATGGCTGATGCAACTACTCATCGGTGTTGTGCTGTTTGCAGGCTATCACCTGAGCTTTCCGGCCAATCGCTCGGAAAGTGATGACGGCTACATGTATGCCCGCATTGTGGCGCAGGAAAGCCCGATAACTACCGAACTGTACGACCTGAAATTTGTACTGTTCCTTTCTTCGGCGCACGGCATATTTTCGCTTGTCAGGCAGATAGCCCCGACAACGGATGCTTACTTGCTCATGTGCCGCATCAGTGCGGTTTGTGCCGTGCTGACGCTGCTCATTTTTTATCGGCTGCTGCATCGGCAAGGCGGCATGAACCGACCGACCGCATTGTTAGGCACAGGGCTGCTTGCTGTTTCTTACCACTTCTGGCGCTATGCAGTGGAAGCCGAAGTATATCTGCCTGCCATTTTAGCGGTTACTGCGCTGTTCTATCTGGCCATGCGCTCGGTAAACCAAGGTCTTTCGCTGCCTGTAGCCGCTCTTATGGCGCTGCTCGCGGGAGTTGCCGTACTTATCTACAAACCTAACATGATTCCCGTCGGGTTTCTGTTATTGCTGCTATTTACGCGCAAGGAAAATCGCCTGCTTACCGTCGGCACGGGTGCGCTGGCAGCGCTGATAGTTGTTGCGGGCTACTATCAGGTGTATCAACTGAACAACGAAGAGCAAAAAAATTTTCTGCAATACCTACTCACCGCTACGCACTCTCCGCATCGCGCGGCTTGGAGCGCGGTTAAAATTGCCGCCGTGATGGGTAGTTTGTTGCTTGCCCCTAATTTTATGTACGGATTTCCTGCCGTTCAGCGATTTTTACAAGCATCGTTTCAAGGGCAATATTTGCAGGATGAAATTTTTGCGGCCTCGCAGTTTCCCGCGACAATTAATGCTGCTTTGATTACGCTGGCAGGCTGCACAGTAATTTTCATTGTCTTATTGGCACGCAGCATCGGCAGGCAAACGCTCCGCGATTTCATCCAAACACCTAACCTGATTGTCATCGGCTGGCTGCTGACCTATACGGCATTACTCATTGTACAGTTAGATTCCTTCTCGCCCGAGCCGTTTGTTCCGCTGCTGTTGCCCATTGCCTATCTGGTAAGCGTCTTTATTTTTAAACCGCTGGCCACACAACCTTTGCTTCCTGCCGCATTTGTGGCAACCGTTTTTTTCCACAACCTCTTGGGCGGATTCGGCATGATATATTCACCCGATACCGAATGGCTGCATTGCCAACAGAAATGGCTGATGCAAAACGCCCGAAAAGGAGATGTGATTGTGGTACACGGTGCTATTGTTACGCAAAAAAAACTTGCCTATTACACACCCGCCAAGGTGCTGGCTTCATCTGTTTTTTATGAATCGCCCTATGCCGTTACCGATACGGTCAGAAGCGACGGGCGGATTTTCCTGCTGACGGACGCAAGCAACCTCAACCGCAAAGGATATCAGCCGACAGGCAACTGCAAGGGATATTTGTATGAAGTTCGCCGTTAG